The genomic stretch TGTTGTAGGTTTTTGTTTTGGCGGATGGATTTCTAATATGATGGCGGTAAGATTACCAGAATTATCTGCTGCTGTACCTTATTACGGTAGACAACCAGAAGCAAAAGATGCAGTTAAAATAAAAGCTCCTTTACTTTTACAATATGCTGGTTTAGACAAAAGGGTAAACGAAGGTTGGCCTACATTTGAAAAAGTATTGAAAGAAAATAAAATAACATATACTGCACATTTTTACCCAGAAGTTAATCATGGTTTTCATAACAATACAACACCAAGATTTGATGAAGCTGCTGCAGATTTATCTTGGGAAAGAACTATAGCTTTCTTAAAAACACACGTTAGATAATATTTATTTACAATCACTTTTACGGTTTTATACTTAATTGTTTTAAATTATTTACTTTTAACTTTTTTAAAAGTACAACTTGAAGAAACAGCAATTAATTAGTAAAGAATTAGAAGATTTTTACAACAAAGCTTCCGAAGAAACTCGCCTAGAAAAAGGTATGGGAATTTTTGAATTTGAACGTATTAAAGAATTAATACAACTTCATATTTTAAAAGATAAAATTACTGTTGTAGATGTTGGTGGTGGAACTGGCAAATATTCTGAATGGTTAGCGAAACAAAATCATACAGTGCATTTAATAGAACCTGTTTTAAAACATATAAAGCTTGCAGAAAAAAGAGCAAAAAAATTAAAAAAACCTTTTTCTGTAACTATTGGCGAAGCAAAAGAACTTCCTTTCAAAGACAACTCAGCAGATTTAGTGATATTACATGGCCCTTTATATCATCTACAAAAAAGAGAAGATAGAATTGCAGCAATACTAGAAGCAAAAAGAGTTCTTAAAAAAGGCGGAATTATTTTAGGTTTCGCAATAAACGCAACTGCATCTACTGTTGTTGGGCTAATGAACGGAATGATACATGCAAATTCATTTTTTGATATGTGTAAAAAAGAATTAACTTCTGGTGTGCATAATGCGCCTAAAGATTTTCCTTTTTTATTAGCTGATTCCTATTATCATAAACCTGCAACTTTAAAAACAGAGTTTTTAGAGCAAAACCTTTCTTTTATAAATCTTTATGCTGTCGAAGGTATGATTTGGTTAGACAATGAATACTTTGCAAATATGTTAGATAAAAAGAAATCTAAAACTTTAAAATCTTTACAGAAATTAACTCAGAATGACGAGTATTTACTTCCATTTAGTCCGCACATGATGATTGCTGTAAAAAAATAACCATTAAATCATAGTAAATTTAATGGTTATCACTTTTTATTAATTTATCGTCTTCTTTTTTTAGAAGAACTTCTACTAACTTTTTTCTTTCTTCTATTAAAAGGAACAGCATCATCAAAAGTATTTTTAGCAGGTTTTGCTTTTTTATTCTTTTGCCACGAATTTGTTTCGGGTAATAATACTTTTAATAAATCTGGCCTACCAACTTTACTTAACGTATTTCGAATCCAATCTTTATTTTCTTTTTTGTACCAAAAGAAAAATTTATGCTGATCTTCTCTTTCCTTTTTTGTTTTAGGAGTTTTGGTTGGTTTTAATGTATATGGATGATAACCTGAATAATAAATTACGGTTGCAACAGTCATAGGCGTTGGTGTAAACCCCTGAACTTGCTCTAACTGAAACCCCATATCTTTGGTTTCTGCAGCTAAATTTGCCATATCTTCTACTTCACTTGCCGGATGACTTGAAATAAAATAAGGTATCAATTGTAGGTTTAATCTTCTCTTGATATTTATTTTGTCAAAACGCTCTTTAAATAAATGAAAATATTTAAACGAGGGTTTACGCATCAATTTTAAAACAGGATCAGATGTATGTTCTGGCGCAACTTTTAAACGCCCAGAAACATGTTTTGTCATTACTTCTTCTGTATACGCATCTAATTCTTTTGCATCTGCATTTTTATTGAATTCTGGCACCAACATGTCATGTCTAATTCCACTACCAATAAAAGATTTTTTTATCTTCGGATGTTTATCTACAGCTTGATATAATTCTGTTAAAGGTTTGTGAGAAGTATCTAAATTAGAACAAATTACTGGCGAAATACAACTTGGTGCAACACACTTATCGCAAATAGATTGTACTTTACCTTTCATTTGATACATATTTGCAGACGGACCACCAATATCAGATAAATATCCTTTAAAATCTGGCATATTTGCAACTTTATCAACCTCCTTTAAGACAGATTCTTGACTTCTACTTGCAATAAATTTACCTTGATGCGCAGAAATTGTACAAAAGCTACATCCACCAAAACATCCTCTATGTATATTTATTGAGAATTTAATCATTTCAAACGCAGGTATTGGTCCACGTTTGTTATATTTTGGATGCGGTAAACGAGTGTAAGGTAAATCGAAAGACCCATCAATTTCCTTTTCTGTCATTGTTGGGTAAGGCGGATTAATTACCAAGGTATTCTCTCCTATTCCTTGTAGAATTCTTCTAGCTTTTAACTTGTTAGATTCTTGTTCTATCACTTTAAAATTAGAAGCAAATGTTTTTTTATCTTTTAAACATGCTTCATGAGAATTAATTGTAACATCTTCCCAACCATTAACTACAGGTATTTTTTCTTCTTTTTGATTGATTAAAACCGCAGTTTGTTTGATGTTTTTTAAGCTAGAAAAAGGCACACCTTTTTGCAACAACTCTACAATTTCACGCAAGGGTTGTTCTCCCATTCCGTAAACCAACATATCTGCTTTAGAAGTTTCTAAAATAGAAGGCAGTAACTTATCCGACCAATAATCATAATGAGTTACACGTCTTAACGATGCTTCAATTCCTCCAATTAAAACAGGTACATCAGGAAACTTTTCTTTTAAAATTTTAGAATATACAGAGGTTGCATAATCAGGTCTAAAACCTTTATCTCCGTTAGGTGTATATGCATCTTTATCTCGTCTTTTTTTACTTGCTGTATAATTAGAAACCATCGGATCCATA from Polaribacter marinaquae encodes the following:
- a CDS encoding class I SAM-dependent methyltransferase, with translation MKKQQLISKELEDFYNKASEETRLEKGMGIFEFERIKELIQLHILKDKITVVDVGGGTGKYSEWLAKQNHTVHLIEPVLKHIKLAEKRAKKLKKPFSVTIGEAKELPFKDNSADLVILHGPLYHLQKREDRIAAILEAKRVLKKGGIILGFAINATASTVVGLMNGMIHANSFFDMCKKELTSGVHNAPKDFPFLLADSYYHKPATLKTEFLEQNLSFINLYAVEGMIWLDNEYFANMLDKKKSKTLKSLQKLTQNDEYLLPFSPHMMIAVKK
- a CDS encoding YgiQ family radical SAM protein, translating into MQETKKHQLTDWLPTTNKEVKIRGWEELDVILFSGDAYVDHPSFGPAVIGRILESYGLRVAIVPQPSVNDNLQDFEKLGKPRLFFAATGGCMDPMVSNYTASKKRRDKDAYTPNGDKGFRPDYATSVYSKILKEKFPDVPVLIGGIEASLRRVTHYDYWSDKLLPSILETSKADMLVYGMGEQPLREIVELLQKGVPFSSLKNIKQTAVLINQKEEKIPVVNGWEDVTINSHEACLKDKKTFASNFKVIEQESNKLKARRILQGIGENTLVINPPYPTMTEKEIDGSFDLPYTRLPHPKYNKRGPIPAFEMIKFSINIHRGCFGGCSFCTISAHQGKFIASRSQESVLKEVDKVANMPDFKGYLSDIGGPSANMYQMKGKVQSICDKCVAPSCISPVICSNLDTSHKPLTELYQAVDKHPKIKKSFIGSGIRHDMLVPEFNKNADAKELDAYTEEVMTKHVSGRLKVAPEHTSDPVLKLMRKPSFKYFHLFKERFDKINIKRRLNLQLIPYFISSHPASEVEDMANLAAETKDMGFQLEQVQGFTPTPMTVATVIYYSGYHPYTLKPTKTPKTKKEREDQHKFFFWYKKENKDWIRNTLSKVGRPDLLKVLLPETNSWQKNKKAKPAKNTFDDAVPFNRRKKKVSRSSSKKRRR